From the Verrucomicrobiota bacterium genome, one window contains:
- a CDS encoding tetratricopeptide repeat protein, with translation AAAYLKALDQDANYADALHALAMTYSHQEKFDQAIEVGKRLIEAAPDDELAYTSLSIFYQKKGLIAEAEAIAAKARTLGWKRQLGEKKEPDKS, from the coding sequence CGGCGGCCGCCTATCTCAAGGCGCTCGACCAAGATGCCAACTATGCCGACGCGCTGCACGCCTTGGCGATGACCTACTCCCATCAGGAAAAGTTCGACCAGGCGATCGAGGTCGGCAAGCGGCTCATCGAAGCGGCGCCGGACGATGAGTTGGCGTACACCAGCCTGTCGATCTTCTACCAGAAAAAGGGCCTCATCGCCGAGGCCGAAGCGATCGCCGCCAAGGCGCGCACCCTGGGCTGGAAGCGCCAACTGGGCGAGA